One Phenylobacterium hankyongense DNA segment encodes these proteins:
- a CDS encoding type I secretion C-terminal target domain-containing protein, which yields MSLSITQILDDAPDGASGVANGQTIGDSTPGVVVQLTGSDAAAGTNLTLYSVGQNGARQALQTLTVGSNTSSVIFRPPALAEASYTFEADSATAASNPFAVTIDLTPDAAPLLVKVIDDVQPDGPFSGPDAATPRMINDSTPVLEVSLTGTNAAAGDQLKLFSNQPTQVQLTHTVTAAEVQNGYVDLTPTLSDGWYQFQSQLTHADGAFVGASNVRGVRVDTVAPVAPQITAVHDDAGAATGDVASGGSTDDTTPTVTVTFDLEQPPAGPGSPGHNPYPPSSTIQGTVQLFANGTLVGSAYAQAGPATITTSALAPGTYALTARNIDTSGNVGATSAAFSLTVTSGDPAPTGGGQLLTSHQYADSLVGGAGDDTLVAGQGPDALTGHGGADVFTFKDLPWNAGHSTDFTLGADRLDLTALFQASGYTGSNPMADGYVSLQSDGADGTEVYYDTDGPAPGNTIQFRITDLDHVSPTGLTWAQLAGGAPAAGAPPPAGGGGSPGQTLTSSKYADTLTGGAGADTLNAGQGPDRLTGGGGADSFVFGQLPWNAGHVTDFTPGVDKLDLRALFQAAGYAGTDPVGDHVLEFRSDGAGDTQVYVDVDGPSGSQWPFLITTLDHVAPSQVGAGDWLFH from the coding sequence ATGTCACTTTCGATTACGCAGATCCTGGACGATGCGCCGGATGGCGCGAGCGGCGTCGCCAACGGCCAGACCATCGGCGACAGCACGCCGGGCGTCGTCGTCCAGCTGACCGGCAGCGACGCCGCGGCGGGCACGAACCTCACTCTCTATAGTGTGGGCCAAAACGGCGCGCGCCAGGCGCTGCAGACCCTGACGGTCGGCTCCAACACGAGCTCGGTGATTTTCCGGCCCCCGGCCCTGGCGGAGGCGAGCTACACCTTCGAGGCGGACTCCGCGACCGCCGCCTCGAACCCGTTCGCGGTGACCATCGACCTGACGCCGGACGCCGCGCCGCTGCTCGTCAAGGTGATCGACGACGTGCAGCCCGACGGGCCGTTCTCCGGCCCCGACGCCGCCACCCCGCGGATGATCAACGATTCCACGCCGGTGCTGGAGGTCTCCCTGACCGGGACCAACGCCGCCGCCGGCGACCAGCTGAAGCTGTTCAGCAACCAGCCGACGCAGGTGCAGCTCACCCACACGGTGACCGCGGCGGAGGTGCAGAACGGCTACGTCGACCTGACGCCGACGCTTTCGGACGGCTGGTACCAGTTCCAGTCGCAGCTGACCCACGCCGACGGCGCCTTCGTGGGCGCGTCGAATGTCCGGGGCGTGCGCGTCGACACGGTCGCGCCGGTCGCGCCGCAGATCACCGCCGTGCACGACGACGCCGGCGCCGCGACCGGCGACGTGGCGAGCGGCGGCTCGACCGACGACACCACGCCGACGGTCACCGTGACCTTCGACCTCGAGCAGCCGCCGGCCGGCCCCGGCTCGCCGGGCCACAACCCCTACCCGCCGTCCAGCACCATCCAGGGCACGGTGCAGCTGTTCGCCAACGGGACGCTGGTGGGCTCGGCCTACGCCCAGGCCGGCCCGGCGACCATCACCACCTCGGCCCTGGCGCCGGGGACGTACGCACTGACCGCCCGCAACATCGACACCTCGGGCAACGTCGGCGCGACCTCGGCGGCCTTCAGCCTGACGGTGACCAGCGGCGATCCGGCCCCCACCGGCGGCGGACAGCTGCTGACCTCCCACCAGTACGCCGACAGCCTGGTGGGCGGCGCCGGGGACGACACCCTGGTGGCCGGCCAGGGGCCCGACGCGCTGACCGGCCACGGCGGCGCCGACGTCTTCACCTTCAAGGACCTGCCGTGGAACGCCGGCCACAGCACCGACTTCACGCTGGGCGCCGACCGCCTGGACCTCACGGCGCTGTTCCAGGCCAGCGGCTACACGGGATCGAACCCGATGGCCGACGGCTATGTCAGCCTGCAGTCCGACGGCGCCGACGGGACGGAGGTCTACTACGACACCGACGGCCCGGCGCCCGGCAACACCATCCAGTTCAGGATCACCGACCTCGACCACGTCTCGCCGACCGGCCTGACCTGGGCGCAGTTGGCAGGCGGCGCTCCGGCCGCCGGCGCCCCGCCGCCCGCCGGCGGCGGCGGGTCCCCGGGCCAGACCCTGACGTCATCGAAGTATGCGGACACGCTGACCGGCGGCGCGGGCGCCGACACCCTGAACGCCGGCCAGGGCCCGGACCGGCTGACCGGCGGCGGCGGGGCCGACAGCTTCGTGTTCGGCCAGCTGCCGTGGAACGCCGGCCACGTGACCGACTTCACGCCGGGCGTCGACAAGCTCGACCTCCGGGCGCTGTTCCAGGCGGCGGGCTATGCCGGGACCGACCCGGTCGGCGACCACGTGCTGGAGTTCCGCAGCGACGGGGCCGGCGACACCCAGGTCTACGTCGACGTCGACGGGCCCTCCGGAAGCCAATGGCCGTTCCTGATCACCACCCTGGATCATGTGGCGCCGAGCCAGGTCGGCGCGGGCGACTGGCTGTTCCACTAG
- a CDS encoding transglycosylase domain-containing protein, with protein sequence MANAQSSGPGGRDPRTPRAARSPLQAILYWGMVLGVWALIFVVAFFAVFAVDLPDTSKLYDVKRQPSVSYLDRSGGLVAVRGSQYAPPVDLDKLPPYVPKAFIAIEDRWYYWHFGFNPWGIIRSQLYNLTHHGQGPLRGGSTITQQLARNLFLTPNQTYRRKAQELILAVWLEARFSKKQILELYLNRVYFGAGAYGIEAASQRYFNKPASQLTLGEAAILAGMMKGPSRYSPVAASDRASRRATMVLDEMVRIHAITPEQRAEAFVTPVRVNPVLANQRAQYFTDWVDDQVRQLVGEPTEDLVVETTLDLPLQASAEQAVQGGVAAAKAQGVQQGALVSLDGEGRVRAYVGGTNYLQTQFDRATMARRQAGSAFKPFVYLTAMEAGRTPETPVVDEPVTIGTWQPRNYTGKYLGPITLQVALKESINTVAARLANEVGTANVAATARRLGITSPIQLDPSMALGAVEVSPMEMAQAYAPFSNGGFFAKAYAIERIRTASGRVLYDHGVSQAERRPVIGQPALSYMIQMMRQVIQSGTGMRAKVGTYDLAGKTGTTSDYRDAWFIGYTGGFVTAVWTGRDDNTSMRKVTGGAAPAGIWHDYMTAALPRLKVQPIPGGDVAPPPPTSPDLIGDLLNGAPAGLVRPPEQGPPEPQPDRVPAETPPY encoded by the coding sequence ATGGCCAACGCGCAGTCCTCAGGACCGGGCGGTCGCGATCCACGCACGCCCCGCGCCGCGCGCTCGCCGCTGCAGGCGATCCTGTACTGGGGCATGGTGCTCGGCGTCTGGGCGCTGATCTTCGTGGTGGCCTTCTTCGCGGTGTTCGCGGTGGACCTGCCCGACACCTCCAAGCTCTATGACGTCAAGCGGCAGCCGTCGGTCTCCTACCTGGACCGCTCCGGCGGGCTGGTGGCGGTGCGCGGCAGCCAGTACGCCCCGCCGGTCGACCTCGACAAGCTGCCGCCCTACGTGCCCAAGGCCTTCATCGCCATCGAGGACCGCTGGTACTACTGGCACTTCGGGTTCAACCCGTGGGGCATCATCCGCAGCCAGCTCTACAACCTGACCCACCACGGCCAGGGGCCGCTGCGCGGCGGCTCGACGATCACCCAGCAGCTGGCCCGCAACCTGTTCCTGACCCCGAACCAGACCTATCGCCGCAAGGCGCAGGAGCTGATCCTGGCGGTCTGGCTGGAGGCGCGGTTCTCCAAGAAGCAGATCCTCGAGCTCTACCTCAACCGGGTCTACTTCGGGGCCGGCGCCTACGGCATCGAGGCCGCCTCGCAGCGCTATTTCAACAAGCCCGCCTCGCAACTGACGCTCGGCGAGGCGGCGATCCTGGCCGGGATGATGAAGGGCCCCTCGCGCTATTCGCCGGTGGCGGCCAGCGACCGCGCCAGCCGGCGCGCCACCATGGTGCTGGACGAGATGGTCCGCATCCATGCGATCACCCCCGAGCAGCGCGCCGAGGCCTTCGTGACCCCGGTGCGGGTCAACCCCGTGCTGGCCAACCAGCGGGCGCAGTACTTCACCGACTGGGTGGACGATCAGGTCCGCCAGCTGGTCGGCGAGCCCACCGAGGACCTGGTGGTGGAGACCACCCTCGACCTGCCGCTGCAGGCCTCGGCCGAGCAGGCGGTGCAGGGCGGCGTCGCCGCGGCCAAGGCCCAGGGCGTGCAGCAGGGGGCGCTGGTCTCCCTCGACGGCGAGGGCCGGGTGCGCGCCTACGTCGGCGGCACCAACTACCTGCAGACCCAGTTCGACCGCGCCACCATGGCCAGGCGCCAGGCCGGCTCGGCCTTCAAGCCCTTCGTCTACCTGACCGCCATGGAGGCCGGCCGGACGCCGGAAACGCCGGTGGTCGACGAGCCGGTGACCATCGGCACGTGGCAGCCGCGCAACTACACCGGCAAGTACCTGGGGCCGATCACCCTGCAGGTGGCGCTGAAGGAATCCATCAACACCGTCGCCGCGCGGCTGGCCAACGAGGTCGGCACCGCCAACGTCGCCGCCACCGCGCGGCGCCTCGGCATCACCTCGCCGATCCAGCTCGACCCCTCGATGGCGCTCGGCGCGGTGGAGGTCAGCCCGATGGAGATGGCCCAGGCCTATGCGCCGTTCTCCAACGGCGGTTTCTTCGCCAAGGCCTATGCGATCGAGCGGATCCGCACCGCCAGCGGCCGGGTGCTCTACGACCACGGGGTCAGCCAGGCGGAGCGGCGGCCGGTGATCGGCCAGCCGGCGCTGTCCTACATGATCCAGATGATGCGCCAGGTGATCCAGTCGGGGACCGGCATGCGGGCCAAGGTCGGGACCTACGATCTGGCGGGCAAGACCGGCACCACCAGCGACTACCGCGACGCCTGGTTCATCGGCTACACCGGCGGCTTCGTCACCGCGGTGTGGACCGGCCGGGACGACAACACCTCGATGCGCAAGGTCACCGGCGGCGCGGCGCCGGCCGGCATCTGGCACGACTACATGACCGCCGCCCTGCCCCGCCTGAAGGTGCAGCCGATCCCCGGCGGCGACGTCGCCCCGCCGCCCCCAACCAGCCCCGACCTGATCGGCGACCTGCTGAACGGCGCGCCGGCCGGCCTTGTGCGGCCGCCGGAGCAGGGCCCGCCCGAGCCGCAGCCGGACCGCGTCCCGGCCGAGACGCCGCCGTACTGA
- a CDS encoding CC_3452 family protein: MKLQTLAAACAAIVTLSAGSAAFAGDTVTAKLQQPVAEKTKFIAGGAMFVCEADACLAQAPTSQTFSTAACKTIAGKVGPLASFGGDRKQLEADRLGDCNSVAAARPGSQLAKQ, translated from the coding sequence ATGAAGCTCCAAACCCTTGCGGCCGCCTGCGCGGCCATCGTCACCCTCTCGGCCGGCTCCGCCGCCTTTGCGGGCGACACCGTCACCGCCAAGCTGCAGCAGCCGGTCGCCGAGAAGACCAAGTTCATCGCCGGCGGCGCGATGTTCGTCTGCGAAGCCGATGCGTGCCTGGCCCAGGCGCCGACCTCCCAGACCTTCTCCACCGCCGCCTGCAAGACCATCGCCGGCAAGGTCGGCCCGCTCGCCTCGTTCGGCGGCGATCGCAAGCAACTCGAGGCCGACCGCCTCGGCGACTGCAACAGCGTCGCGGCGGCGCGCCCCGGCAGCCAGCTCGCCAAGCAGTAG
- a CDS encoding F0F1 ATP synthase subunit delta: MADDSQASNVGGRYAQALFDLATDQKQTAAVEADLKSLKAALADSRDLRVLIASPAFAAEDKGRGLAAIADKAKFNPTTKKFLGLLAANGRVAALPAVITAYERLSADARGAVSAQVTTALPLTAAQSKGVAQALRQALGKDPEIETRVDPAILGGIKVRVGSRLFDASLRSKLDSLKFALKRA, translated from the coding sequence GTGGCGGACGATTCCCAGGCTTCGAATGTGGGCGGCAGGTATGCCCAGGCCCTGTTCGATCTCGCGACAGACCAGAAGCAGACGGCGGCCGTCGAGGCCGACCTGAAGTCGCTGAAGGCCGCCCTGGCCGACAGCCGCGACCTGCGCGTCCTGATCGCCTCGCCGGCCTTCGCGGCCGAAGACAAGGGCAGGGGCCTGGCGGCGATCGCCGACAAGGCGAAGTTCAATCCGACCACCAAGAAGTTCCTCGGCCTGCTTGCGGCCAACGGCCGCGTGGCGGCCCTGCCGGCGGTGATCACCGCCTACGAGCGCCTGTCCGCCGACGCCCGCGGCGCGGTGTCCGCCCAGGTCACCACGGCGCTGCCCTTGACCGCCGCCCAGTCCAAGGGCGTCGCCCAGGCCCTGCGCCAGGCGCTCGGCAAGGACCCTGAAATCGAGACCCGCGTCGACCCCGCCATCCTCGGCGGGATCAAGGTGCGGGTCGGCTCCCGTCTGTTCGACGCTTCGCTCCGTTCGAAGCTCGATTCCCTGAAGTTCGCCCTGAAGAGAGCGTAA